In one Oscillospiraceae bacterium genomic region, the following are encoded:
- the uvrA_1 gene encoding excinuclease ABC subunit A, which translates to MSQFSDRKDAPDHIAIRGARVHNLKNIDLDIPLGKLVGIAGVSGSGKSSLALGVLYAEGSRRYLEALSAYTRRRMTQAAEAKLDSIEYVPAALALHQRPAVPGVRSTFGTSTELLNPLRLMFSRLGSHQCPNGHLLPPSINVAVGKPLVCPTCGASFDGPSAESFSFNSQGACTTCGGTGVVRTVDEAALVPDESLSIDGGAVAPWNSLMWSLMTDVCRAMGVRTDVPFSELTEQEREIVFHGPAEKKHIIYKAKKSNQAGELDFTYFNAVYTVENALAKVKDEKGMKRVEKFLKQDLCPDCHGTRLNERARSALLCGKTLAEATAMTLDALIPWVRAIPASMPGELRELAESICGQFLHTAKRLTDLGLGYLTLDRTGATLSTGERQRAQLARAVRNRTTGVLYVLDEPSIGLHPANVDGLLGVVDDLIAHGNSVVLIDHDVRVLKAAQWLIEMGPGAGEHGGRVLSQGTVEDVTRSGDSLVAGFLADKEEIVVRERAAAEAMFAHGHIKLSTAPLHTVHALDLDIPKGRLVAVTGVSGSGKTTLILESLIPALRAAIEGTPLPAHVKAVDAPGIGRVNLIDATPIGMNVRSTVATYSGVLDDLRRLYAATPEAKERGFRNSDFSYNTGSLRCSGCDGTGQITMDVQFLPDVEIVCPDCGGARYGDAAREIRYRPRKATEGDPGLSLPELMGLTVEQALDDLKDVKKVRERLQVLADLGLGYLTLGEATPTLSGGEAQRLKLAAEMGRAQDDAVFVFDEPTIGLHPLDVRVLIGVFQRLIKSGATVIVIEHDLDMIANADYVVDMGPGGGEAGGQIVEAGTPEKIAKNPQSLTGRYLANLTER; encoded by the coding sequence ATGAGCCAGTTTTCTGACCGCAAAGATGCGCCGGACCACATTGCAATCCGGGGCGCCCGCGTCCATAACCTCAAAAATATCGACCTGGACATCCCGCTGGGAAAACTGGTGGGGATCGCCGGTGTGTCCGGCTCCGGTAAGTCGTCCCTGGCGCTGGGTGTCCTGTACGCCGAGGGCTCCCGGCGGTATCTGGAGGCCCTGTCCGCCTACACCCGGCGACGCATGACCCAGGCGGCGGAGGCCAAGCTGGACAGCATCGAGTACGTCCCCGCCGCCCTGGCCCTCCACCAGCGGCCCGCTGTGCCGGGGGTACGGAGTACCTTTGGCACCTCCACCGAGCTCTTGAATCCGCTGCGCCTAATGTTTTCCCGGCTGGGCAGCCACCAATGTCCCAATGGGCATCTGCTACCACCGTCGATAAATGTGGCGGTGGGTAAACCCCTCGTCTGCCCGACGTGTGGTGCATCTTTTGACGGTCCCAGCGCCGAGAGCTTTTCCTTTAACAGCCAAGGGGCCTGTACGACCTGCGGCGGCACGGGGGTGGTGCGGACGGTGGACGAGGCCGCCCTGGTGCCGGATGAATCCCTTTCCATCGATGGCGGCGCTGTGGCCCCCTGGAACTCGCTGATGTGGTCCCTGATGACCGACGTATGCCGGGCGATGGGCGTGCGCACCGACGTGCCGTTTTCCGAACTGACTGAGCAAGAGCGCGAGATTGTTTTTCACGGTCCTGCGGAGAAAAAGCACATCATATACAAGGCGAAAAAGAGCAATCAGGCCGGTGAGCTGGATTTTACCTACTTCAACGCAGTCTACACCGTGGAGAACGCCCTGGCAAAGGTCAAGGACGAGAAGGGCATGAAGCGGGTAGAAAAATTTCTGAAACAGGACCTCTGCCCGGACTGCCACGGCACGCGGCTGAACGAACGGGCCCGCTCCGCCTTGCTCTGCGGCAAAACGCTGGCAGAGGCCACGGCCATGACGCTGGATGCGCTGATTCCCTGGGTGCGGGCGATCCCGGCGTCCATGCCGGGCGAGCTGCGTGAACTGGCCGAGAGCATCTGCGGTCAATTTCTCCACACCGCCAAGCGGCTCACCGACCTGGGGCTGGGCTACCTCACCCTGGACCGGACTGGGGCCACCCTGTCTACCGGGGAGCGCCAGAGGGCGCAGCTTGCAAGGGCGGTGCGCAACCGCACCACCGGCGTCCTCTATGTGCTGGACGAGCCCTCCATTGGTCTGCACCCGGCCAACGTGGACGGACTGCTGGGGGTCGTGGACGACCTGATCGCCCACGGCAATTCCGTTGTGCTCATCGACCATGACGTGCGGGTATTGAAGGCCGCCCAGTGGCTGATCGAGATGGGGCCGGGGGCAGGCGAGCATGGCGGGCGGGTGCTGTCCCAGGGGACGGTGGAGGACGTGACAAGGTCCGGCGATTCACTTGTCGCCGGATTCTTGGCGGACAAGGAGGAAATTGTTGTCCGGGAGCGGGCTGCCGCCGAAGCCATGTTTGCACATGGGCATATCAAGCTCTCCACCGCCCCGCTGCATACCGTTCATGCCCTGGACCTGGACATTCCGAAGGGGCGGCTGGTGGCCGTCACGGGGGTGTCCGGCTCCGGTAAGACCACCCTTATTTTAGAAAGCCTTATCCCGGCGCTGCGTGCGGCCATCGAGGGAACTCCCCTGCCCGCCCATGTCAAGGCCGTGGACGCCCCCGGCATCGGCCGGGTAAACCTCATCGACGCCACCCCCATTGGAATGAACGTCCGCTCCACCGTGGCGACCTACAGCGGCGTATTGGACGACCTGCGACGGCTCTACGCCGCCACGCCGGAGGCAAAGGAGCGGGGCTTTCGGAACAGCGATTTTTCTTACAACACTGGCTCACTGCGCTGCTCAGGCTGCGACGGCACCGGGCAGATCACGATGGACGTGCAATTTCTCCCGGACGTGGAGATCGTGTGCCCCGACTGCGGCGGGGCTCGGTATGGGGACGCGGCCAGAGAAATCCGTTACCGCCCCCGAAAGGCTACGGAGGGTGACCCTGGGCTCTCCTTGCCGGAACTGATGGGACTGACGGTGGAACAGGCCCTCGACGATCTGAAGGACGTGAAGAAGGTCCGGGAGCGGCTCCAGGTCTTGGCCGACCTGGGCCTGGGCTACCTCACCTTGGGGGAGGCCACCCCGACCCTCTCCGGCGGCGAGGCCCAGCGGCTCAAGCTGGCCGCCGAAATGGGCAGGGCCCAGGACGACGCCGTATTCGTATTCGACGAGCCGACCATCGGGCTCCACCCTCTGGACGTGCGGGTGCTGATTGGCGTGTTTCAGCGGCTCATTAAAAGCGGGGCGACGGTCATCGTTATTGAGCACGACCTGGACATGATCGCCAACGCCGACTATGTGGTGGATATGGGTCCGGGCGGCGGCGAGGCGGGCGGACAAATCGTGGAGGCCGGAACGCCTGAGAAAATCGCAAAAAACCCTCAAAGCCTAACCGGAAGATACCTCGCCAACTTAACAGAGAGGTAG
- a CDS encoding DNA-directed RNA polymerase sigma-70 factor, which produces MNEQTYIQHIEPLKAQLYRTALLYLGGEAAALDAVDEAVYRGLRSCKRLRQPEFFSTWMTRILINVCNTELRRRKREIAVEELPETAAEQFDALPLRQAVERLPRELRAVVVLRYFTGLTLAETAGVLGIPPGTVSTRQRKALGLLRLALTEEV; this is translated from the coding sequence TTGAACGAACAGACGTATATTCAGCATATCGAGCCGCTCAAGGCTCAGCTCTACCGCACCGCCCTGCTCTACCTGGGCGGCGAGGCCGCGGCCCTGGACGCGGTGGACGAGGCGGTCTACCGGGGCCTGCGCTCCTGTAAGCGCCTGCGGCAACCGGAGTTCTTCTCCACCTGGATGACCCGCATTCTGATCAACGTGTGCAATACGGAGCTGCGGCGGCGCAAACGCGAAATCGCCGTGGAGGAGCTGCCCGAGACCGCCGCGGAGCAGTTCGACGCGCTGCCCCTGCGCCAGGCCGTGGAGCGCCTGCCCCGCGAGCTGCGCGCGGTGGTGGTGCTGCGCTACTTCACCGGGCTCACCCTGGCCGAGACGGCCGGGGTGCTGGGGATCCCCCCGGGCACGGTGTCCACCCGCCAGCGCAAGGCCCTGGGCCTGCTGCGCCTGGCACTCACCGAGGAGGTGTAA
- a CDS encoding A/G-specific adenine glycosylase — protein sequence MDELDLLPIPLLRWYRENARTLPWRSDPTPYHVLVSEVMLQQTRVAAVLGYYARFMAALPTVSDLAAVEEDRLMKLWQGLGYYNRARNLQKAARQIMEDFGGEFPRTYEQLRTLAGVGEYTAGAVASIAFGLPVPAVDGNVLRVTARITGDGGDVARPDTKARMGAALRAVMPVEAPGDFNQALMELGATVCLPNGAPQCGRCPAAEFCAALRQDRIGELPVKAAKKARRIEARTVFLIFRQGRVALRRRPGKGLLAGLWEYPNEPAPAEGALSGWGIAPLGIEAAGAGKHIFTHIEWHMTALALEAAGEALPEGWVWCSREELARDYAVPNAFRAFEAVVDKYLK from the coding sequence TTGGACGAGCTTGATTTACTCCCCATCCCCCTGCTGCGCTGGTACCGGGAAAACGCCCGGACGCTGCCCTGGCGGTCCGATCCCACGCCCTACCACGTGCTGGTCAGCGAGGTCATGCTCCAGCAGACCCGGGTGGCCGCCGTGCTGGGGTACTACGCCCGCTTTATGGCGGCGCTGCCCACCGTGTCCGACCTGGCGGCGGTGGAGGAGGACCGGCTCATGAAGCTGTGGCAGGGCCTGGGGTACTACAACCGGGCCCGCAACCTGCAAAAGGCGGCCCGGCAGATTATGGAGGACTTCGGCGGGGAATTCCCCCGCACGTATGAGCAGCTGCGCACCCTGGCCGGGGTGGGGGAGTACACCGCCGGGGCGGTGGCCTCCATCGCCTTCGGCCTGCCCGTCCCCGCGGTGGACGGGAACGTGCTGCGGGTTACGGCCCGGATCACCGGGGACGGCGGCGACGTAGCCCGCCCGGACACCAAGGCCCGGATGGGGGCGGCCCTGCGCGCGGTGATGCCGGTGGAGGCGCCGGGGGACTTCAACCAGGCCCTGATGGAGCTGGGGGCCACGGTGTGCCTGCCCAACGGCGCGCCCCAGTGCGGCCGCTGCCCGGCGGCTGAGTTCTGCGCCGCCCTGCGGCAGGACCGGATTGGCGAGCTGCCCGTGAAGGCGGCCAAGAAGGCCCGGCGCATCGAGGCGCGCACGGTGTTTTTAATCTTCCGGCAGGGCCGGGTGGCCCTGCGCCGCCGCCCCGGCAAGGGCCTGCTGGCCGGGCTGTGGGAGTACCCCAACGAGCCCGCCCCGGCGGAAGGGGCCCTGTCCGGGTGGGGGATCGCCCCCCTGGGGATAGAGGCGGCGGGGGCGGGCAAGCATATTTTTACCCATATCGAGTGGCATATGACCGCCCTGGCCCTGGAGGCGGCGGGGGAGGCCCTGCCGGAGGGCTGGGTGTGGTGCTCCCGGGAGGAGCTGGCCCGGGACTACGCGGTGCCCAACGCCTTCCGGGCCTTTGAGGCGGTTGTGGACAAGTATCTGAAGTAG
- a CDS encoding radical SAM protein, producing the protein MTCSLCPRACGARRTQDAGAGVCGMPSLPVVARAALHFWEEPPISGKNGSGTVFFSGCPLGCVFCQNERISRENFGKPVSIQRLREIFSELIAQGAHNINLVNPTHFAHAVGEALVEPLPVPVVWNSGGYDRVETLRALEGKIQIYLPDLKYLTPELAGRYSSAPDYPQTACAAIREMVRQTGPCVVEDGLLKRGTVIRHLILPGRVAEAKAVMDFVHGAFPPGTVLFSLMSQYTPWGRAAQYPELNRKLRASEARAAEEYMENLGLDGFVQDAASADGGFIPAFDLTGITK; encoded by the coding sequence ATGACCTGTAGCCTCTGCCCCCGCGCCTGCGGGGCGCGGCGCACGCAGGACGCCGGGGCGGGCGTGTGCGGGATGCCGTCTCTGCCCGTGGTGGCCCGGGCCGCCCTCCACTTCTGGGAGGAGCCGCCCATCTCGGGGAAAAACGGCTCGGGCACCGTCTTTTTCTCCGGCTGCCCCCTGGGGTGCGTGTTCTGCCAGAACGAGCGCATCAGCCGGGAGAACTTCGGCAAGCCCGTCTCCATTCAGCGGCTGCGGGAGATCTTTTCGGAGCTTATCGCCCAGGGCGCCCACAATATCAACCTGGTGAACCCCACCCACTTCGCCCACGCCGTGGGGGAGGCCCTTGTGGAGCCCCTCCCCGTGCCCGTGGTGTGGAACTCCGGCGGGTATGACCGGGTGGAGACGCTGCGCGCCCTGGAGGGTAAGATCCAGATCTACCTGCCCGATTTGAAGTACCTGACGCCGGAGCTGGCCGGGCGCTACTCCTCCGCCCCGGACTACCCCCAAACGGCCTGCGCCGCCATCCGGGAGATGGTGCGCCAGACCGGGCCCTGCGTGGTGGAGGACGGGCTTTTGAAGCGGGGCACGGTAATCCGCCACCTGATCCTGCCCGGCCGGGTGGCGGAGGCCAAGGCGGTGATGGACTTCGTGCATGGGGCGTTCCCGCCCGGCACGGTGCTCTTTTCCCTCATGAGCCAGTACACCCCCTGGGGCCGGGCGGCGCAGTACCCGGAGCTCAACCGCAAGCTGCGCGCCTCCGAGGCGCGCGCGGCGGAGGAATACATGGAAAACCTGGGCCTGGACGGCTTCGTCCAGGACGCCGCGTCGGCGGACGGCGGGTTCATCCCGGCCTTCGACCTGACGGGAATCACGAAATAA
- a CDS encoding ferredoxin, with protein sequence MEHKMVSLKINDIPVTVPEGVTVMEAARSAGYNIPSLCFLKGVNEIGACRICVVEVKGARSLVASCVYPVSEGMEVYTNTEKVRASRRHTLELILSNHRMDCLTCSRNGLCELQQLCAEFNIDAVRYANDELLPRIEDSAPHLVRDNSKCVLCRRCTAVCRTTQEVGVIGCNDRGFSTHIGCAFDRDLSEVDCVSCGQCIVACPTGALSEKDDTARVLAALADPRKHVVVGPAPAVRVTLGECFGMPIGSNVEGQMVTALRRLGFDKVFDVDNAADFTILEEGNEFLDRLKNGGTLPMITSCSPGWIRYCEQHYPQMISHLSTCKSPQQMFGSLVKTYYAEKTGLDPRDIFVVSVMPCTAKKYEVLRPEQRLRNGCMPVDASLTTRELGRMIAHAGLLFDHLPQGAFDELLGVSTGASVIFGASGGVMEAALRTVVETVTGGAMAPLEFTQVRGMEGIKQAVYELPGRTVRVCVASGLHNAKQVLDGVRAGTLHYDFIEFMACPGGCINGGGQPIQHADVRNWVDIRALRAAALYRQDEEMPLRRSHENPMVQAVYREYLGEPGGHKAHEILHCSYIPQQKYRVE encoded by the coding sequence ATGGAACACAAGATGGTCAGCCTGAAGATCAACGACATCCCCGTCACCGTGCCCGAGGGCGTCACGGTGATGGAGGCCGCCCGCTCGGCGGGCTACAACATCCCCTCCCTGTGCTTTTTGAAGGGGGTCAACGAGATCGGCGCCTGCCGCATCTGCGTGGTGGAGGTGAAGGGGGCGCGCAGCCTGGTGGCCTCCTGCGTCTACCCGGTCAGCGAGGGCATGGAGGTGTACACCAACACCGAAAAGGTGCGCGCCTCCCGGCGGCACACCCTGGAGCTGATTTTGTCCAACCACCGCATGGACTGCCTCACCTGCTCCCGCAACGGCCTGTGCGAGCTCCAGCAGCTGTGCGCCGAGTTCAACATCGACGCGGTGCGCTACGCCAACGACGAGCTGCTCCCCCGCATCGAGGACTCCGCCCCCCACCTGGTGCGGGACAACTCCAAGTGCGTGCTCTGCCGCCGCTGCACCGCCGTGTGCCGCACGACCCAGGAGGTGGGGGTCATCGGGTGCAACGACCGGGGCTTCTCCACCCACATCGGCTGTGCCTTCGACCGGGATCTCAGCGAGGTGGACTGCGTGTCCTGCGGACAGTGCATCGTGGCCTGCCCCACCGGGGCCCTGAGCGAGAAGGACGACACCGCCAGGGTGCTCGCCGCCCTGGCCGACCCCCGCAAGCACGTGGTGGTGGGCCCCGCCCCCGCCGTGCGGGTCACCCTGGGGGAGTGCTTCGGCATGCCCATCGGCTCCAACGTGGAGGGCCAGATGGTCACCGCCCTGCGCCGCCTGGGCTTTGACAAGGTGTTCGACGTGGACAACGCCGCCGACTTCACCATTCTGGAGGAGGGCAACGAGTTTTTGGACCGCCTGAAAAACGGCGGCACCCTGCCCATGATCACCTCCTGCTCCCCCGGCTGGATCCGCTACTGCGAGCAGCACTACCCCCAGATGATCTCCCACCTGTCCACCTGCAAGTCCCCCCAGCAGATGTTCGGCAGCCTGGTCAAGACCTACTACGCGGAAAAGACGGGCCTGGACCCGCGGGACATCTTCGTGGTGTCCGTGATGCCCTGCACCGCCAAGAAGTACGAGGTGCTGCGGCCCGAACAGCGCCTGCGCAACGGCTGTATGCCGGTGGACGCCTCCCTCACCACCCGGGAGCTGGGGCGGATGATCGCCCACGCGGGCCTGCTGTTCGACCACCTGCCCCAGGGAGCGTTCGACGAGCTGCTGGGCGTGTCCACCGGCGCGTCGGTCATCTTCGGGGCCAGCGGCGGCGTGATGGAAGCCGCGCTGCGCACCGTGGTGGAGACCGTCACCGGCGGGGCCATGGCCCCCCTGGAGTTCACGCAGGTGCGGGGCATGGAGGGCATCAAGCAGGCCGTCTACGAGCTGCCCGGCAGGACGGTGCGGGTGTGCGTGGCCTCCGGCCTGCACAACGCCAAGCAGGTGCTGGACGGCGTGCGCGCCGGGACGCTGCATTACGACTTCATCGAGTTCATGGCCTGCCCCGGCGGGTGCATCAACGGCGGCGGCCAGCCCATCCAGCACGCCGACGTGCGCAACTGGGTGGACATACGCGCCCTGCGCGCCGCCGCCCTCTACCGCCAGGACGAGGAGATGCCCCTGCGCCGCAGCCACGAGAACCCCATGGTGCAGGCCGTCTACCGGGAGTACCTGGGAGAGCCGGGCGGGCACAAGGCCCACGAAATCCTCCACTGCTCCTACATCCCCCAGCAGAAATACCGCGTTGAATAA
- the tdk gene encoding thymidine kinase, whose translation MAKLYFRYGVMGSSKTANALMVRYNYEERGQEALLVKPSVDQRDGARFVASRAGLSSPCIYFSDLRAMDADRLKPYACIIVDEAQFLSREEVQYLTHLVDELNIPVICYGLRADFKGELFPGSQELLASADIIEEVKTICWCGKKAICNARFDAQGRVLKEGEQVVLGANDQYIGLCRRHWKQGNLGPGFRREEQDDL comes from the coding sequence ATGGCAAAGCTGTATTTCCGCTACGGCGTGATGGGCTCCAGCAAGACGGCCAACGCCCTGATGGTGCGCTACAACTACGAGGAGCGGGGCCAGGAGGCCCTGCTGGTCAAGCCCTCGGTGGACCAGCGGGACGGGGCCCGGTTCGTGGCCTCCCGGGCGGGGCTGTCCAGCCCCTGCATCTACTTTTCCGACCTGCGCGCCATGGACGCCGACAGGCTTAAGCCCTACGCCTGCATCATCGTGGACGAGGCCCAGTTCCTCAGCCGGGAGGAGGTGCAGTACCTCACCCACCTGGTGGACGAGCTGAACATCCCGGTGATCTGCTACGGCCTGCGGGCGGACTTCAAGGGGGAGCTCTTCCCCGGCTCCCAGGAGCTGCTGGCCAGCGCCGACATCATCGAGGAGGTCAAGACCATCTGCTGGTGCGGCAAAAAGGCCATCTGCAACGCCCGCTTCGACGCGCAGGGCCGCGTCCTCAAGGAGGGGGAGCAGGTGGTGCTGGGGGCCAACGACCAGTATATCGGCCTGTGCCGCAGGCACTGGAAGCAGGGCAACCTGGGCCCCGGCTTCCGGCGGGAGGAGCAGGATGACCTGTAG
- a CDS encoding MATE family efflux transporter: protein METQKGSRAPRLGVMWKLSWPAIIEQVLATMVSYVDTAMVGVLGASATAAVSVNAASIWLINGILAGVGVGYSVQVSNAIGARDIEKGRAVIRQSLLAALVAGGAALILFQILAGFIPLWLGAEPDVLPHAAGYLRWYTTCMPFAAMGAIFSAVLRCMGNTKAPLYLNTLANLLNIVFNFFLIYESRPFTIGALTVTIPGAGLGVEGAAIASALSWAAAGLTLWYAAFHQGDAFRISLRGESFRPDRAIIRQAVHLGLPSAIERATINLGQIAMTYVVASLGTVALAANQIANTAEGLCYLPAYGISYAGIALVGQSVGAKNKEDARGYGSLAGKMAFVLCLGTAALLFLLARPLASLFNSDPAVVDLAALVLRIVAVCEPLFAVAIVFSGTLRGANDVRFPMVVSLICMWGVRIVLAPILVYKFDLGLAGVWIAMDADLILRGVLCTLRWRSGRWETLCGLAEPGASKK, encoded by the coding sequence ATGGAGACGCAAAAGGGAAGCCGCGCGCCCCGCCTGGGGGTGATGTGGAAGCTGTCCTGGCCCGCCATCATCGAGCAGGTGCTGGCCACCATGGTCAGCTACGTGGACACGGCCATGGTGGGCGTGCTGGGGGCCTCCGCCACGGCGGCGGTCTCGGTCAACGCGGCCTCCATCTGGCTGATCAACGGTATTTTGGCCGGGGTGGGCGTGGGCTACTCGGTGCAGGTATCCAACGCCATCGGGGCCAGGGACATCGAAAAGGGCCGGGCCGTCATCCGGCAGAGCCTGCTGGCCGCCCTGGTTGCCGGGGGCGCGGCCCTAATCCTCTTTCAGATCCTGGCGGGCTTCATCCCCCTGTGGCTGGGGGCGGAGCCCGACGTGCTGCCCCACGCGGCGGGCTACCTGCGCTGGTACACCACCTGTATGCCCTTCGCCGCCATGGGGGCCATCTTCTCGGCGGTGCTGCGCTGCATGGGCAACACCAAGGCCCCGCTCTACCTCAATACCCTGGCCAACCTGCTGAACATCGTGTTCAACTTCTTCCTGATTTACGAGAGCAGGCCCTTTACCATCGGCGCCCTCACGGTTACCATCCCCGGCGCGGGGCTGGGGGTGGAGGGCGCGGCCATCGCCTCCGCCCTGTCGTGGGCGGCGGCGGGGCTGACGCTGTGGTACGCCGCCTTCCACCAGGGGGACGCCTTCCGCATCTCCCTGCGGGGGGAGAGCTTCAGGCCCGACCGGGCCATCATCCGTCAGGCCGTCCACCTGGGCCTGCCCTCCGCCATCGAGCGGGCCACCATCAACCTGGGCCAGATCGCCATGACCTACGTGGTGGCCAGCCTGGGCACCGTGGCCCTGGCCGCCAACCAGATCGCCAACACGGCGGAGGGGCTGTGCTACCTGCCCGCCTACGGCATCTCCTACGCGGGCATCGCCCTGGTGGGGCAGTCGGTGGGGGCCAAAAACAAGGAGGACGCCCGGGGCTACGGCAGTCTGGCGGGCAAAATGGCCTTCGTGCTCTGCCTGGGCACGGCCGCGCTGCTGTTCCTGCTGGCCCGGCCCCTGGCCTCCCTCTTTAACTCCGACCCCGCCGTGGTGGATCTGGCGGCGCTGGTGCTGCGGATTGTGGCGGTGTGCGAGCCGCTGTTCGCCGTGGCCATCGTCTTTTCCGGCACCCTCCGGGGGGCCAACGACGTGCGCTTCCCCATGGTGGTGAGCCTGATCTGCATGTGGGGCGTGCGCATTGTGCTGGCCCCCATCCTGGTGTACAAGTTCGACCTGGGGCTGGCGGGCGTGTGGATCGCCATGGACGCGGATCTGATCCTCCGGGGCGTGCTGTGCACCCTGCGCTGGCGCAGCGGCCGGTGGGAAACGCTGTGCGGACTGGCGGAGCCGGGCGCTAGTAAAAAATAG
- a CDS encoding DNA-binding response regulator, with amino-acid sequence MKRVLVIDNDLQNCKRIKYAMMGKNTEVYYVLSVVEALETLIRENYQLVIMDLSLSETDGLRLLETIRELRPTPILALCARDSTEQTVKAFSLGADDVLKKPFDLEECLARAQNLLRRAHAVGGTGEPGYTLVSRRDLVMNPLTRRAYQHGEPLDLTRREFDLLYFFVSRAGQVLSRDQLYNSVWPSEADFDTEEAVRYQVKQLRKKLGERNGPPYIETVWGVGYRFNEK; translated from the coding sequence ATGAAACGAGTGTTGGTCATCGACAACGATCTGCAAAACTGCAAGCGCATCAAGTATGCCATGATGGGCAAGAATACCGAGGTCTACTATGTGCTCTCGGTGGTCGAGGCGCTGGAAACGCTCATCCGGGAAAACTACCAGCTTGTCATCATGGACCTCTCCCTCTCTGAGACGGACGGCCTGCGGCTCTTGGAGACCATCCGGGAACTGCGGCCCACGCCCATCCTGGCCCTCTGCGCCAGGGACAGCACCGAGCAGACGGTCAAGGCATTCTCCCTGGGGGCCGACGACGTGCTGAAAAAACCCTTTGACCTGGAGGAGTGTCTGGCCCGCGCCCAAAACCTGCTGCGCCGGGCCCACGCGGTGGGCGGGACAGGCGAGCCGGGCTATACCCTGGTGAGCAGGCGGGACCTTGTGATGAATCCGCTGACCCGCCGAGCCTACCAACACGGGGAGCCCCTGGACCTGACCCGCCGGGAGTTCGACCTGCTGTACTTCTTTGTGAGCCGCGCCGGGCAGGTCCTCTCCCGGGATCAGCTATATAACAGCGTTTGGCCCAGCGAGGCCGACTTTGACACCGAGGAGGCTGTGCGCTACCAAGTCAAACAGCTCCGCAAAAAGCTGGGTGAACGGAACGGTCCCCCCTATATCGAAACCGTGTGGGGCGTGGGCTACCGCTTCAATGAGAAGTGA
- a CDS encoding glycosyl transferase: MRILSVSAQKPFGTGSGVYLSELVRGFRALGHEQAVVAGLAPGDAPVFPRGVGFYPVLYRSPALPFPVAGMSDEMPYESTRYRDMTPEMLSQFKAAFGAALDRAVEEFRPDLILCHHLYLLTALCRARFPGVPVAGICHGTDLRQLQKHPLERAFILAQIAALDRIFVLHGEQARAVAALTGADQARITVIGSGFNDGIFHPSGPAPTPGRIIFAGKISVKKGVASLLRSMAQVPAPAALYLAGGAGDAAEYARIRALADACPRPVSFLGPLPQDALAREFCKSDVFVLPSFFEGLPLVVLEALSCGAKVVCTDLPGIRPWLDRNVPGHGVGFVPPPAMRDTDEPLAQALPAFEAALAAELRRQIALPPRPAPAMEQATWRGVCARLLDALA; the protein is encoded by the coding sequence ATGCGTATATTGAGTGTTTCGGCCCAAAAGCCCTTCGGCACCGGCAGCGGCGTCTACCTCTCCGAGCTGGTGCGGGGCTTCCGCGCCCTGGGCCACGAGCAGGCGGTGGTGGCCGGGCTGGCGCCGGGGGACGCCCCGGTTTTCCCCCGGGGCGTGGGCTTTTACCCCGTGCTGTACCGCTCCCCCGCCCTGCCCTTCCCCGTGGCGGGCATGTCGGACGAGATGCCCTACGAGAGCACCCGCTACCGGGACATGACGCCGGAGATGCTCTCGCAGTTCAAGGCGGCCTTCGGGGCGGCGCTGGACCGGGCGGTGGAGGAATTCCGGCCCGATCTGATCCTCTGCCACCACCTGTACCTGCTCACCGCCCTGTGCCGGGCGCGGTTCCCTGGGGTGCCCGTGGCCGGGATCTGCCACGGCACCGACCTGCGGCAGCTGCAAAAGCACCCGCTGGAGCGGGCGTTCATCCTGGCGCAGATCGCCGCCCTGGACCGGATCTTCGTGCTGCACGGGGAGCAGGCGCGCGCCGTCGCCGCCCTCACCGGGGCGGATCAGGCCCGCATTACGGTGATCGGCAGCGGCTTCAACGACGGGATCTTCCACCCCTCGGGCCCGGCCCCCACGCCCGGGCGGATCATCTTCGCGGGCAAGATCTCCGTGAAAAAGGGGGTGGCCAGCCTGCTGCGGAGCATGGCGCAGGTGCCCGCGCCCGCCGCCCTGTACCTGGCGGGCGGCGCGGGCGACGCGGCGGAGTACGCCCGCATCCGGGCGCTGGCGGATGCCTGCCCCCGGCCGGTCTCCTTCCTCGGCCCCCTGCCCCAGGACGCGCTGGCCCGGGAATTCTGCAAGAGCGACGTGTTCGTGCTGCCCTCCTTCTTCGAGGGCCTGCCCCTGGTGGTGCTGGAGGCCCTCTCCTGCGGGGCGAAGGTGGTGTGCACCGACCTGCCCGGCATCCGCCCCTGGCTGGACCGGAACGTGCCGGGCCACGGCGTGGGCTTCGTCCCGCCCCCCGCCATGCGCGACACGGACGAGCCGCTGGCGCAGGCGCTGCCCGCCTTCGAGGCCGCCCTGGCCGCGGAGCTGCGGCGGCAGATCGCCCTGCCCCCCCGCCCCGCGCCCGCGATGGAGCAGGCCACCTGGCGGGGCGTGTGCGCGCGGCTGCTGGACGCATTGGCTTGA